In the genome of Hydractinia symbiolongicarpus strain clone_291-10 chromosome 5, HSymV2.1, whole genome shotgun sequence, one region contains:
- the LOC130644254 gene encoding ralBP1-associated Eps domain-containing protein 1-like isoform X3: MDFEPFHSDDEEATTIILEKKKRDGSDRKKKGKGGPLFRSEKKDKSIDSNSPAGIKQKHSVHGVVGPADYIFDHGGSPPNETSTVTTNMPGFIQPNQTVQLQNPNQASLNAVSQAASPWPNQPVPQPIYKQPTVPLPKPSFPNPPVPSFQPNFPPTMSTKVERPHSSAALLQDRQSPQTPTPFKQPQNVTPQKSTLLAQAMGSNYGQPASPNNLTHHRNQSYSRAMSVPILHQPEVNGAPFQANFNDETSAVSHHEFSTSPIPESRTPTRTASLTTPPLTPSAETPQEFWLHDSGQQVSKLVDQNAEKWAQFSISTSPPNQDEYSVNRRESHGAESLPESFQHSIPDSTSSIDDDMDESVWCINEEQREYYTNQFVKLQPNTSDVIKGPQARDFFLKSNLPTEILSKIWHLSDLDKDFALNLDEFSIAMHLVVAVRHGVDLPQFLPPTLLPKEEAEPYEVTEPIVQEEESLHNVDDAIEKDPPSEWAADFDSVDGGVVQAHKSTENLTMRSDTVQTLGQVSPGPVTIPMEARVQPISSQTSGTVSQMTSSLEQLQQPTTSPQLQRETVTTNKDSAGTAIARPRASANKNVNLMDASPWQLLPPPTKSKQTVKKTLTLEGELGSDPSLNTVTAAEHVDTLVTIEKTADDIRGINLPDDDSDDSPDEADQLKVTIKSIPKNLSKEKSRSIDSLRSDISESSEFSWRRQSLRRDSRPRSLTGSSLNEPQNQDAKVKEFEVPPIPPPRSKGHARASSLDLNQLFSAKATLSAQELKVRYPSASDETSAKSEPVLLDAQRKSDGLVARTEENVARKRLMSADTVEKDVVAVQSPKSKEHGVRFSEETQVMSQKKSPLERRMRKNELQASIRLLRNKNTALETLNSQLDIEWKEICEERLTLDVKLQNLKQQDLAD; encoded by the exons ATGGATTTTGAGCCTTTCCATAGTGATGATGAAGAGGCTACTACAATTATACTAGAGAAGAAAAAGAGAGATGGATCAG ATAGGAAGAAGAAAGGAAAAGGTGGCCCCTTATTTCGCAGCGagaaaaaagataaaagtatAGACTCAAATTCTCCTGCTGGAATTAAACAGAAACATAGCGTGCATGGAGTAGTTGGTCCTGCAGATTATATATTTGATCACGGAGGTAGTCCACCAAATGAAACTTCAACAGTTACAACAAACATGCCAGGTTTCATACAACCCAACCAAACTGTACAGTTACAAAATCCTAATCAAGCAAGTTTAAATGCAGTCTCACAAGCAGCATCTCCTTGGCCTAACCAGCCAGTACCACAGCCAATATATAAACAGCCAACTGTGCCTTTACCTAAGCCTTCCTTTCCAAATCCACCTGTTCCATCATTCCAACCAAACTTTCCCCCAACCATGTCTACAAAAGTAGAAAGGCCACATTCATCAGCCGCATTGTTGCAGGATCGCCAATCACCACAAACGCCAACACCATTTAAGCAGCCCCAAAATGTGACGCCACAAAAATCAACGCTGTTGGCACAAGCAATGGGATCTAACTATGGCCAG CCTGCCTCACCTAACAATCTTACACATCATCGCAATCAATCTTATTCCCGTGCCATGTCAGTTCCCATTCTCCACCAGCCAGAAGTAAATGGTGCACCTTTCCAAGCTAACTTTAATGATGAAACCAGTGCAGTATCTCACCATGAGTTTTCAACTTCACCTATACCGGAGAGTAGAACCCCAACAAGAACAG CCTCGCTTACAACTCCACCTTTGACACCAAGTGCTGAAACACCACAAG agTTTTGGTTACATGATTCTGGACAACAAGTTAGTAAATTGGTAGACCAAAATGCTGAGAAGTGGGCACAATTTTCGATATCAACATCTCCACCGAACCAGGATGAATATTCTGTAAATAGAAG AGAAAGTCATGGTGCAGAAAGTTTGCCTGAAAGTTTTCAACACAGCATACCAGACAGTACGAGTAGTATAGATGACGATATGGACGAATCGGTATGGTGTATCAATGAAGAGCAGAGGGAATATTATACTAATCAGTTTGTAAAATTGCAACCAAACACAAGCGACGTAATTAAAG GTCCCCAAGCAAGAGACTTTTTTTTGAAATCAAACCTTCCTACGGAAATATTATCAAAGATATG gcATTTGTCAGATCTTGATAAAGATTTTGCTTTAAACCTTGACGAGTTCTCTATCGCAATGCATCTGGTTGTTGCAGTAAGGCATGGTGTTGATTTGCCACAATTTTTACCACCCACTTTACTGCCAAAAGAAGAAG CAGAACCATACGAAGTTACTGAACCTATAGTACAAGAAGAAGAATCCTTGCACAATGTTGACGATGCTATTGAAAAAGATCCACCTTCAGAG TGGGCTGCAGACTTTGACAGTGTAGACGGCGGTGTTGTACAAGCACACAAGAGTACAGAg AATTTAACAATGCGATCTGATACCGTGCAAACTCTGGGACAGGTCTCCCCTGGACCAGTCACAATCCCGATGGAAGCGAGAGTCCAACCGATATCTTCACAAACAAGTGGTACTGTGTCTCAAATGACGTCATCATTAGAACAGCTACAACAACCTACAACGTCGCCACAACTTCAACGAGAAACAGTGACGACAAATAAAGATTCTGCTGGGACTGCAATCGCTAGGCCTAGAGCTTCtgcgaataaaaatgttaatttgaTGGACGCTTCACCATGGCAACTGCTCCCTCCTCCCACGAAGTCGAAACAAACGGTTAAAAAAACTCTTACGCTGGAAGGAGAGTTGGGTTCGGATCCATCTCTTAATACTGTAACAGCAGCGGAGCACGTTGATACTCTAGTGACTATAGAGAAAACAGCTGATGATATACGAGGTATTAACTTACCTGATGATGACAGCGACGACTCGCCTGACGAAGCCGATCAATTAAAAGTTACTATTAAATCAATTCCTAAAAATCTTTCTAAGGAGAAGTCCCGTTCCATAGATAGTCTACGCTCAGATATATCTGAAAGCAGCGAATTTTCTTGGCGACGCCAGTCCTTGCGAAGAGACTCAAGACCGAG ATCACTTACTGGATCTTCTCTTAACGAGCCACAAAACCAAGACGCGAAAGTAAAAGAATTTGAAGTACCACCTATTCCACCACCAAGGAGCAAAGGTCACGCACGAGCAAGTTCGTTGGATTTAAATCAACTTTTCAGTGCAAAGGCTACGCTTTCTGCGCAAG AACTAAAAGTCCGCTACCCTTCAGCTTCAGATGAAACTTCTGCCAAGTCAGAACCG GTCCTTCTCGATGCACAACGAAAGTCAGACG gTTTAGTTGCTCGCACAGAAGAGAATGTTGCAAGAAAAAGACTG ATGAGTGCCGATACTGTCGAAAAAGATGTCGTTGCTGTGCAAAGTCCTAAATCAAAGGAACACGGTGTTCGTTTTTCCGAAGAAACTCAAGTTATGTCTCAAAAGAAAAG TCCTTTAGAAAGGCGTATGCGCAAGAACGAACTTCAAGCCAGTATTCGACTTTTACGTAACAAGAACACGGCTTTAGAAACTTTAAATAGTCAGTTGGATATCGAGTGGAAAGAG ATATGCGAAGAAAGATTAACGCTAGACGTCAaactacaaaatttaaaacaacaagatCTTGCGGATTAA
- the LOC130644254 gene encoding ralBP1-associated Eps domain-containing protein 1-like isoform X1, with translation MDFEPFHSDDEEATTIILEKKKRDGSDRKKKGKGGPLFRSEKKDKSIDSNSPAGIKQKHSVHGVVGPADYIFDHGGSPPNETSTVTTNMPGFIQPNQTVQLQNPNQASLNAVSQAASPWPNQPVPQPIYKQPTVPLPKPSFPNPPVPSFQPNFPPTMSTKVERPHSSAALLQDRQSPQTPTPFKQPQNVTPQKSTLLAQAMGSNYGQPASPNNLTHHRNQSYSRAMSVPILHQPEVNGAPFQANFNDETSAVSHHEFSTSPIPESRTPTRTASLTTPPLTPSAETPQEFWLHDSGQQVSKLVDQNAEKWAQFSISTSPPNQDEYSVNRRESHGAESLPESFQHSIPDSTSSIDDDMDESVWCINEEQREYYTNQFVKLQPNTSDVIKGPQARDFFLKSNLPTEILSKIWHLSDLDKDFALNLDEFSIAMHLVVAVRHGVDLPQFLPPTLLPKEEAEPYEVTEPIVQEEESLHNVDDAIEKDPPSEWAADFDSVDGGVVQAHKSTENLTMRSDTVQTLGQVSPGPVTIPMEARVQPISSQTSGTVSQMTSSLEQLQQPTTSPQLQRETVTTNKDSAGTAIARPRASANKNVNLMDASPWQLLPPPTKSKQTVKKTLTLEGELGSDPSLNTVTAAEHVDTLVTIEKTADDIRGINLPDDDSDDSPDEADQLKVTIKSIPKNLSKEKSRSIDSLRSDISESSEFSWRRQSLRRDSRPRSLTGSSLNEPQNQDAKVKEFEVPPIPPPRSKGHARASSLDLNQLFSAKATLSAQELKVRYPSASDETSAKSEPPQKPPRVSAPAKSIQLTSSIDSCHLPPPQPACHLPPPQPALRTSLNRTTRIRNRSFSLESSVLLDAQRKSDGLVARTEENVARKRLMSADTVEKDVVAVQSPKSKEHGVRFSEETQVMSQKKSPLERRMRKNELQASIRLLRNKNTALETLNSQLDIEWKEICEERLTLDVKLQNLKQQDLAD, from the exons ATGGATTTTGAGCCTTTCCATAGTGATGATGAAGAGGCTACTACAATTATACTAGAGAAGAAAAAGAGAGATGGATCAG ATAGGAAGAAGAAAGGAAAAGGTGGCCCCTTATTTCGCAGCGagaaaaaagataaaagtatAGACTCAAATTCTCCTGCTGGAATTAAACAGAAACATAGCGTGCATGGAGTAGTTGGTCCTGCAGATTATATATTTGATCACGGAGGTAGTCCACCAAATGAAACTTCAACAGTTACAACAAACATGCCAGGTTTCATACAACCCAACCAAACTGTACAGTTACAAAATCCTAATCAAGCAAGTTTAAATGCAGTCTCACAAGCAGCATCTCCTTGGCCTAACCAGCCAGTACCACAGCCAATATATAAACAGCCAACTGTGCCTTTACCTAAGCCTTCCTTTCCAAATCCACCTGTTCCATCATTCCAACCAAACTTTCCCCCAACCATGTCTACAAAAGTAGAAAGGCCACATTCATCAGCCGCATTGTTGCAGGATCGCCAATCACCACAAACGCCAACACCATTTAAGCAGCCCCAAAATGTGACGCCACAAAAATCAACGCTGTTGGCACAAGCAATGGGATCTAACTATGGCCAG CCTGCCTCACCTAACAATCTTACACATCATCGCAATCAATCTTATTCCCGTGCCATGTCAGTTCCCATTCTCCACCAGCCAGAAGTAAATGGTGCACCTTTCCAAGCTAACTTTAATGATGAAACCAGTGCAGTATCTCACCATGAGTTTTCAACTTCACCTATACCGGAGAGTAGAACCCCAACAAGAACAG CCTCGCTTACAACTCCACCTTTGACACCAAGTGCTGAAACACCACAAG agTTTTGGTTACATGATTCTGGACAACAAGTTAGTAAATTGGTAGACCAAAATGCTGAGAAGTGGGCACAATTTTCGATATCAACATCTCCACCGAACCAGGATGAATATTCTGTAAATAGAAG AGAAAGTCATGGTGCAGAAAGTTTGCCTGAAAGTTTTCAACACAGCATACCAGACAGTACGAGTAGTATAGATGACGATATGGACGAATCGGTATGGTGTATCAATGAAGAGCAGAGGGAATATTATACTAATCAGTTTGTAAAATTGCAACCAAACACAAGCGACGTAATTAAAG GTCCCCAAGCAAGAGACTTTTTTTTGAAATCAAACCTTCCTACGGAAATATTATCAAAGATATG gcATTTGTCAGATCTTGATAAAGATTTTGCTTTAAACCTTGACGAGTTCTCTATCGCAATGCATCTGGTTGTTGCAGTAAGGCATGGTGTTGATTTGCCACAATTTTTACCACCCACTTTACTGCCAAAAGAAGAAG CAGAACCATACGAAGTTACTGAACCTATAGTACAAGAAGAAGAATCCTTGCACAATGTTGACGATGCTATTGAAAAAGATCCACCTTCAGAG TGGGCTGCAGACTTTGACAGTGTAGACGGCGGTGTTGTACAAGCACACAAGAGTACAGAg AATTTAACAATGCGATCTGATACCGTGCAAACTCTGGGACAGGTCTCCCCTGGACCAGTCACAATCCCGATGGAAGCGAGAGTCCAACCGATATCTTCACAAACAAGTGGTACTGTGTCTCAAATGACGTCATCATTAGAACAGCTACAACAACCTACAACGTCGCCACAACTTCAACGAGAAACAGTGACGACAAATAAAGATTCTGCTGGGACTGCAATCGCTAGGCCTAGAGCTTCtgcgaataaaaatgttaatttgaTGGACGCTTCACCATGGCAACTGCTCCCTCCTCCCACGAAGTCGAAACAAACGGTTAAAAAAACTCTTACGCTGGAAGGAGAGTTGGGTTCGGATCCATCTCTTAATACTGTAACAGCAGCGGAGCACGTTGATACTCTAGTGACTATAGAGAAAACAGCTGATGATATACGAGGTATTAACTTACCTGATGATGACAGCGACGACTCGCCTGACGAAGCCGATCAATTAAAAGTTACTATTAAATCAATTCCTAAAAATCTTTCTAAGGAGAAGTCCCGTTCCATAGATAGTCTACGCTCAGATATATCTGAAAGCAGCGAATTTTCTTGGCGACGCCAGTCCTTGCGAAGAGACTCAAGACCGAG ATCACTTACTGGATCTTCTCTTAACGAGCCACAAAACCAAGACGCGAAAGTAAAAGAATTTGAAGTACCACCTATTCCACCACCAAGGAGCAAAGGTCACGCACGAGCAAGTTCGTTGGATTTAAATCAACTTTTCAGTGCAAAGGCTACGCTTTCTGCGCAAG AACTAAAAGTCCGCTACCCTTCAGCTTCAGATGAAACTTCTGCCAAGTCAGAACCG CCTCAAAAACCACCCAGAGTTAGTGCTCCTGCAAAATCTATCCAACTAACGTCATCAATTGATTCATGCCACCTTCCACCACCACAGCCGGCATGTCATCTTCCACCACCACAGCCGGCGTTGAGAACTAGTCTCAACCGCACCACTAGAATTCGAAATCGCTCTTTTTCCCTCGAGTCCAGC GTCCTTCTCGATGCACAACGAAAGTCAGACG gTTTAGTTGCTCGCACAGAAGAGAATGTTGCAAGAAAAAGACTG ATGAGTGCCGATACTGTCGAAAAAGATGTCGTTGCTGTGCAAAGTCCTAAATCAAAGGAACACGGTGTTCGTTTTTCCGAAGAAACTCAAGTTATGTCTCAAAAGAAAAG TCCTTTAGAAAGGCGTATGCGCAAGAACGAACTTCAAGCCAGTATTCGACTTTTACGTAACAAGAACACGGCTTTAGAAACTTTAAATAGTCAGTTGGATATCGAGTGGAAAGAG ATATGCGAAGAAAGATTAACGCTAGACGTCAaactacaaaatttaaaacaacaagatCTTGCGGATTAA
- the LOC130644255 gene encoding cysteine and histidine-rich domain-containing protein 1-like, which produces MEDLQQCYNTGCGSKFNAKENIEDVCQYHPGAPVFHDAYKGWSCCKKRSTDFTEFLNIPGCSKGLHNPNKPEKEEKKVEKPLAVGEVISDGAPKMMKFKAPNVATERPSDDIPKIKLKSKVASSLTMALKKHKEKEEKEKEKINGEESDAVRIGAPCKHGGCDAKNLGGDNNSIECTYHPGYAVFHEGYKFWSCCNKRTSDFNEFLKQGGCEIGKHEWMKPSEVAAKKSMCRYDWHQTGSNVLISIFAKVCDPEICIVEANPTSVQATIAFNGGTDVFELNLILNGVIDPEQSSVEYLGTKAEIKLKKKEAFSWPKLEYLSSE; this is translated from the exons atggaaGACCTGCAACAGTGTTACAATACTGGTTGTGGCTCGAAGTTCAATGCAAAGGAAAATATAGAAG ATGTTTGCCAGTATCATCCTGGTGCACCAGTATTTCATGATGCTTACAAG GGCTGGTCCTGCTGTAAAAAGAGGTCCACAGATTTTACCGAGTTTCTGAACATTCCA GGATGTAGCAAGGGGTTACACAACCCTAATAAGCCAGAAAAAGAAGAGAAGAAAGTTGAAAAGCCTTTAGCTGTTGGCGAG GTCATATCTGATGGAGCACCTAAAATGATGAAGTTTAAGGCGCCCAATGTTGCGACTGAGCGTCCTAG CGATGATATCCCAAAGATTaaattaaagtcaaaagtaGCAAGCTCATTAACCATGGCTTTAAAGaaacacaaagaaaaagaagaaaaagagaaagaaaagataaatg GTGAAGAAAGTGACGCAGTTAGAATTGGTGCACCATGCAAACATGGTGGCTGTGATGCT AAAAACCTAGGCGGTGATAATAACTCAATAGAATGCACTTATCATCCAGGATATGCAGTTTTTCATGAAGG ATATAAGTTTTGGTCGTGTTGTAACAAAAGAACTTCTGATTTCAATGAATTTTTGAAGCAGGGCGGATGTGAGATTGGAAAACACGAATGGATGAAGCCAAGTGAG GTCGCGGCAAAGAAATCAATGTGTAG ATACGATTGGCATCAAACTGGTTCGAATGTACTAATATCAATTTTTGCTAAAGTGTGCGATCCGGAAATATGCATTGTCGAAGCAAATCCAACTAGT GTGCAAGCAACAATAGCATTTAACGGTGGAACTGACGTTTTCGAACTTAACCTTATTTTAAACGGG GTGATCGATCCAGAACAAAGCTCGGTTGAATACCTAGGAACGAAAGCAgaaatcaaactaaaaaagaaagaagcatTTAGCTGGCCCAAACTCGAATATCTGAGCTCGGAATAA
- the LOC130644254 gene encoding ralBP1-associated Eps domain-containing protein 1-like isoform X2 — protein sequence MDFEPFHSDDEEATTIILEKKKRDGSDRKKKGKGGPLFRSEKKDKSIDSNSPAGIKQKHSVHGVVGPADYIFDHGGSPPNETSTVTTNMPGFIQPNQTVQLQNPNQASLNAVSQAASPWPNQPVPQPIYKQPTVPLPKPSFPNPPVPSFQPNFPPTMSTKVERPHSSAALLQDRQSPQTPTPFKQPQNVTPQKSTLLAQAMGSNYGQPASPNNLTHHRNQSYSRAMSVPILHQPEVNGAPFQANFNDETSAVSHHEFSTSPIPESRTPTRTASLTTPPLTPSAETPQEFWLHDSGQQVSKLVDQNAEKWAQFSISTSPPNQDEYSVNRRESHGAESLPESFQHSIPDSTSSIDDDMDESVWCINEEQREYYTNQFVKLQPNTSDVIKGPQARDFFLKSNLPTEILSKIWHLSDLDKDFALNLDEFSIAMHLVVAVRHGVDLPQFLPPTLLPKEEEPYEVTEPIVQEEESLHNVDDAIEKDPPSEWAADFDSVDGGVVQAHKSTENLTMRSDTVQTLGQVSPGPVTIPMEARVQPISSQTSGTVSQMTSSLEQLQQPTTSPQLQRETVTTNKDSAGTAIARPRASANKNVNLMDASPWQLLPPPTKSKQTVKKTLTLEGELGSDPSLNTVTAAEHVDTLVTIEKTADDIRGINLPDDDSDDSPDEADQLKVTIKSIPKNLSKEKSRSIDSLRSDISESSEFSWRRQSLRRDSRPRSLTGSSLNEPQNQDAKVKEFEVPPIPPPRSKGHARASSLDLNQLFSAKATLSAQELKVRYPSASDETSAKSEPPQKPPRVSAPAKSIQLTSSIDSCHLPPPQPACHLPPPQPALRTSLNRTTRIRNRSFSLESSVLLDAQRKSDGLVARTEENVARKRLMSADTVEKDVVAVQSPKSKEHGVRFSEETQVMSQKKSPLERRMRKNELQASIRLLRNKNTALETLNSQLDIEWKEICEERLTLDVKLQNLKQQDLAD from the exons ATGGATTTTGAGCCTTTCCATAGTGATGATGAAGAGGCTACTACAATTATACTAGAGAAGAAAAAGAGAGATGGATCAG ATAGGAAGAAGAAAGGAAAAGGTGGCCCCTTATTTCGCAGCGagaaaaaagataaaagtatAGACTCAAATTCTCCTGCTGGAATTAAACAGAAACATAGCGTGCATGGAGTAGTTGGTCCTGCAGATTATATATTTGATCACGGAGGTAGTCCACCAAATGAAACTTCAACAGTTACAACAAACATGCCAGGTTTCATACAACCCAACCAAACTGTACAGTTACAAAATCCTAATCAAGCAAGTTTAAATGCAGTCTCACAAGCAGCATCTCCTTGGCCTAACCAGCCAGTACCACAGCCAATATATAAACAGCCAACTGTGCCTTTACCTAAGCCTTCCTTTCCAAATCCACCTGTTCCATCATTCCAACCAAACTTTCCCCCAACCATGTCTACAAAAGTAGAAAGGCCACATTCATCAGCCGCATTGTTGCAGGATCGCCAATCACCACAAACGCCAACACCATTTAAGCAGCCCCAAAATGTGACGCCACAAAAATCAACGCTGTTGGCACAAGCAATGGGATCTAACTATGGCCAG CCTGCCTCACCTAACAATCTTACACATCATCGCAATCAATCTTATTCCCGTGCCATGTCAGTTCCCATTCTCCACCAGCCAGAAGTAAATGGTGCACCTTTCCAAGCTAACTTTAATGATGAAACCAGTGCAGTATCTCACCATGAGTTTTCAACTTCACCTATACCGGAGAGTAGAACCCCAACAAGAACAG CCTCGCTTACAACTCCACCTTTGACACCAAGTGCTGAAACACCACAAG agTTTTGGTTACATGATTCTGGACAACAAGTTAGTAAATTGGTAGACCAAAATGCTGAGAAGTGGGCACAATTTTCGATATCAACATCTCCACCGAACCAGGATGAATATTCTGTAAATAGAAG AGAAAGTCATGGTGCAGAAAGTTTGCCTGAAAGTTTTCAACACAGCATACCAGACAGTACGAGTAGTATAGATGACGATATGGACGAATCGGTATGGTGTATCAATGAAGAGCAGAGGGAATATTATACTAATCAGTTTGTAAAATTGCAACCAAACACAAGCGACGTAATTAAAG GTCCCCAAGCAAGAGACTTTTTTTTGAAATCAAACCTTCCTACGGAAATATTATCAAAGATATG gcATTTGTCAGATCTTGATAAAGATTTTGCTTTAAACCTTGACGAGTTCTCTATCGCAATGCATCTGGTTGTTGCAGTAAGGCATGGTGTTGATTTGCCACAATTTTTACCACCCACTTTACTGCCAAAAGAAGAAG AACCATACGAAGTTACTGAACCTATAGTACAAGAAGAAGAATCCTTGCACAATGTTGACGATGCTATTGAAAAAGATCCACCTTCAGAG TGGGCTGCAGACTTTGACAGTGTAGACGGCGGTGTTGTACAAGCACACAAGAGTACAGAg AATTTAACAATGCGATCTGATACCGTGCAAACTCTGGGACAGGTCTCCCCTGGACCAGTCACAATCCCGATGGAAGCGAGAGTCCAACCGATATCTTCACAAACAAGTGGTACTGTGTCTCAAATGACGTCATCATTAGAACAGCTACAACAACCTACAACGTCGCCACAACTTCAACGAGAAACAGTGACGACAAATAAAGATTCTGCTGGGACTGCAATCGCTAGGCCTAGAGCTTCtgcgaataaaaatgttaatttgaTGGACGCTTCACCATGGCAACTGCTCCCTCCTCCCACGAAGTCGAAACAAACGGTTAAAAAAACTCTTACGCTGGAAGGAGAGTTGGGTTCGGATCCATCTCTTAATACTGTAACAGCAGCGGAGCACGTTGATACTCTAGTGACTATAGAGAAAACAGCTGATGATATACGAGGTATTAACTTACCTGATGATGACAGCGACGACTCGCCTGACGAAGCCGATCAATTAAAAGTTACTATTAAATCAATTCCTAAAAATCTTTCTAAGGAGAAGTCCCGTTCCATAGATAGTCTACGCTCAGATATATCTGAAAGCAGCGAATTTTCTTGGCGACGCCAGTCCTTGCGAAGAGACTCAAGACCGAG ATCACTTACTGGATCTTCTCTTAACGAGCCACAAAACCAAGACGCGAAAGTAAAAGAATTTGAAGTACCACCTATTCCACCACCAAGGAGCAAAGGTCACGCACGAGCAAGTTCGTTGGATTTAAATCAACTTTTCAGTGCAAAGGCTACGCTTTCTGCGCAAG AACTAAAAGTCCGCTACCCTTCAGCTTCAGATGAAACTTCTGCCAAGTCAGAACCG CCTCAAAAACCACCCAGAGTTAGTGCTCCTGCAAAATCTATCCAACTAACGTCATCAATTGATTCATGCCACCTTCCACCACCACAGCCGGCATGTCATCTTCCACCACCACAGCCGGCGTTGAGAACTAGTCTCAACCGCACCACTAGAATTCGAAATCGCTCTTTTTCCCTCGAGTCCAGC GTCCTTCTCGATGCACAACGAAAGTCAGACG gTTTAGTTGCTCGCACAGAAGAGAATGTTGCAAGAAAAAGACTG ATGAGTGCCGATACTGTCGAAAAAGATGTCGTTGCTGTGCAAAGTCCTAAATCAAAGGAACACGGTGTTCGTTTTTCCGAAGAAACTCAAGTTATGTCTCAAAAGAAAAG TCCTTTAGAAAGGCGTATGCGCAAGAACGAACTTCAAGCCAGTATTCGACTTTTACGTAACAAGAACACGGCTTTAGAAACTTTAAATAGTCAGTTGGATATCGAGTGGAAAGAG ATATGCGAAGAAAGATTAACGCTAGACGTCAaactacaaaatttaaaacaacaagatCTTGCGGATTAA